The sequence GTTGTACTGCAGTACCAACATTACCATGTGTAAAGGAAAAAATGTCGTTCAATACAGAACTCAAATACTAAAACTCAACATCTTCGAAGAATGATGGTGTAAATACTCTTATGCAGGGTTATTTCAGATATCATAGCATAATGCTCCGTGATGCATCTGGTTTTTAGTTTAAGATTAGTTTAAGATTACAACATTTTGAAGTtgaacaggtgaaaaattatACGAAAAATCTGGCAAACAAAGACGAGAAGACGACAAAGGGGCAATATAGCCAAATTCCAAAATACAATATAGTTTGTAGGTTTCACAACTCAAGAACTGAAGCATGGTGAATGCAGATAAACCATTTACCGTCAATTCTCTCAAACGCATTTGTTGCAAACTGTCCCCCCCAACTGCTACCCTTTGTCTTAACCAATTCCACACAAGAAACATACCCTACATCCCCTATAACACGAACATTGACATCTTTCAGCTCAATCTCTAGCGGGAATTCATAGTTCGCCCATACATAGTCCCAGCTAGTCATAACATCTTCATAACCATATATCCCACGTGCACCGGGGTGCACACAACAGACTTCTTTCCGGTTGGCCCAAAGGGCTTGCATGGCAGCCAGATCCCCAATCCTGAATGACTCGTAAAATTGAGCATTTGCTGCTAAAACAGAAGTTGTACTATCTTGGCGCAGAAGTTTGAGGCTATCCCTAATTTGTGCTGCTTTAGCATAGTTCTCCTCTGCAATGGCAATGTCTAGATCACGCTCCAAGGTTTGCACATCCAATAAGATGCTTTCGCCACTTGCATTA comes from Prunus dulcis chromosome 6, ALMONDv2, whole genome shotgun sequence and encodes:
- the LOC117631195 gene encoding F-box protein SKIP8 isoform X2, translated to MLHHLSSPSLKQYNLVVAKTFGRGNKNQFLPGDRRIKLRTERPTSSIQASGLRLLRPRNVKGDDSKDNASGESILLDVQTLERDLDIAIAEENYAKAAQIRDSLKLLRQDSTTSVLAANAQFYESFRIGDLAAMQALWANRKEVCCVHPGARGIYGYEDVMTSWDYVWANYEFPLEIELKDVNVRVIGDVGYVSCVELVKTKGSSWGGQFATNAFERIDGKWFICIHHASVLEL
- the LOC117631195 gene encoding uncharacterized protein LOC117631195 isoform X1 — translated: MALHGSSFCLNGNGSFREFYSLPCSCNYSFGMLHHLSSPSLKQYNLVVAKTFGRGNKNQFLPGDRRIKLRTERPTSSIQASGLRLLRPRNVKGDDSKDNASGESILLDVQTLERDLDIAIAEENYAKAAQIRDSLKLLRQDSTTSVLAANAQFYESFRIGDLAAMQALWANRKEVCCVHPGARGIYGYEDVMTSWDYVWANYEFPLEIELKDVNVRVIGDVGYVSCVELVKTKGSSWGGQFATNAFERIDGKWFICIHHASVLEL